One stretch of Desulfovibrio sp. JC010 DNA includes these proteins:
- a CDS encoding ABC transporter ATP-binding protein produces MTTLLEIKDLRVKYGNIEALHGISFNVNEGEIVTLIGANGAGKTTTLFSISRLPPPEAPKVISGDILWEGNSILDMPPHKIISDLHLALVPEGRHIFGNLTVEENLKLATYARKDSIKDIHGDYDRVFGLFPRLAERRKQRSESLSGGEQQMLAVGRALMSKCNFIMLDEPSMGLAPLLMYDMFRTLKELNEQGLTILLIEQNANLALKFAHRGYVLDTGEIVAQGSSAQLMEDPEVKKAYLGG; encoded by the coding sequence ATGACTACTCTACTTGAAATCAAAGATCTCCGCGTTAAATACGGCAATATCGAAGCGTTGCACGGTATATCCTTCAACGTGAACGAAGGGGAAATCGTCACCCTCATCGGCGCAAACGGAGCAGGCAAGACCACCACCCTGTTCTCCATCAGCCGACTGCCCCCGCCGGAAGCACCCAAGGTGATTTCCGGGGACATCTTATGGGAAGGCAATTCCATCCTCGACATGCCGCCGCACAAGATCATTTCCGACCTGCATCTGGCACTGGTCCCGGAAGGACGCCATATATTCGGCAACCTGACAGTGGAAGAAAATCTCAAGCTGGCCACCTATGCCCGCAAGGATTCCATCAAGGATATTCACGGGGATTACGACCGCGTATTCGGACTCTTCCCGCGCCTTGCCGAACGCCGCAAGCAGCGCAGTGAGTCCCTTTCCGGCGGTGAACAGCAGATGCTGGCCGTGGGCCGCGCGCTCATGTCCAAGTGCAATTTCATCATGCTCGACGAACCTTCCATGGGCCTCGCCCCGCTGCTCATGTACGATATGTTCCGCACCCTCAAGGAGCTGAACGAACAGGGATTAACCATTCTGCTTATCGAACAGAACGCTAATCTGGCACTCAAGTTCGCACATCGCGGATACGTGCTTGATACCGGGGAAATAGTAGCCCAAGGTTCATCCGCACAGCTTATGGAAGACCCGGAAGTTAAAAAGGCATATCTGGGCGGGTAA
- a CDS encoding branched-chain amino acid ABC transporter permease, producing the protein MQKYSFNIGIWAMAAIVVALSQFGALDLYIQSVIMFIGINIILSSSLNVVNGYMGEFSCGHAGFMCIGAYVSSVLSVMFFAQDKIFGAPILPPDLAPLGFPIIVIIAGLVSAVAGLIVAIPSFKTRGDYLAIITIAANYMVISAIENMDVIGGPRGFMGMKRVLNAMEDVVDIPWMMIWVILGTLGSVWMIRRFVSSTYGKGIMSICQDEVAAEIMSVNTNKMKMAAFMLSSGLAGVAGALFAHVLGYVNPQSFNIMKSTECMVMVYLGGMGSLGGSIISAIFFTLMLEMLRFIIPAIDTGLHFLHLLPDSYHLSQVWKWVIIPLTLILLMQFRPEGIMGNKELPDLFPRLKKFYKFK; encoded by the coding sequence GTTTATCGGCATCAACATAATCCTCTCCTCCAGCCTGAACGTTGTTAACGGCTACATGGGCGAATTTTCCTGCGGACATGCAGGATTCATGTGCATCGGGGCTTACGTATCTTCAGTCCTGAGCGTGATGTTCTTTGCGCAGGACAAGATATTCGGTGCTCCCATCCTGCCTCCGGATCTGGCTCCGCTGGGATTCCCCATCATTGTAATTATAGCCGGACTCGTCTCCGCCGTAGCCGGGCTGATCGTGGCCATCCCCTCTTTCAAAACAAGGGGCGACTATCTGGCAATCATCACCATCGCCGCCAACTATATGGTAATTTCAGCCATTGAGAACATGGATGTCATCGGCGGGCCGCGCGGCTTCATGGGCATGAAACGCGTACTGAACGCCATGGAAGACGTGGTCGACATCCCATGGATGATGATCTGGGTTATCCTCGGCACCCTTGGCAGTGTCTGGATGATCCGCCGCTTTGTATCCTCCACCTACGGCAAGGGCATCATGTCCATCTGTCAGGATGAGGTTGCTGCCGAAATCATGAGTGTAAACACCAACAAGATGAAGATGGCCGCTTTCATGCTTTCCTCCGGTCTCGCCGGGGTCGCGGGTGCCCTCTTCGCCCACGTACTTGGTTACGTAAACCCGCAATCCTTCAACATCATGAAATCCACCGAGTGCATGGTCATGGTCTACCTCGGCGGCATGGGATCGCTGGGGGGATCAATTATCTCAGCCATATTCTTCACCCTCATGCTTGAGATGCTGCGCTTCATCATCCCGGCCATTGATACGGGACTGCATTTCCTGCATCTGCTTCCGGACAGCTACCATCTCAGTCAGGTCTGGAAATGGGTTATTATCCCGCTGACCCTGATCCTGCTCATGCAGTTCAGGCCCGAAGGAATCATGGGCAACAAGGAACTGCCCGACCTGTTCCCGCGGCTTAAAAAATTCTACAAATTCAAGTAG
- a CDS encoding ABC transporter ATP-binding protein: MSLLSIDGLTQRFGGLQAVSDFNIELEEGSLTGLIGPNGAGKTTIFNLISGFYQPTEGTITLSDKPTRGLKPHQVTALGVARTFQNIRLWHDMTVMDNIRIAQHYRMGYGFFDAIMRSKNYYLREKEIERISTELLEFMDLKQYAEELPTNLPYGLQRRVEIARAMSIQPKLLLLDEPAAGLNSSDVEGLIKLIKWIHDEFDITILMIEHQMKVVMSLCKWIKCIDFGATIAEGTPEDIQSSETVIKAYLGDDSI; encoded by the coding sequence ATGTCACTCTTAAGTATAGACGGACTCACACAAAGATTCGGAGGACTTCAAGCCGTATCCGATTTCAATATCGAGCTTGAAGAAGGCTCCCTCACCGGACTGATCGGCCCAAACGGTGCGGGCAAGACCACTATCTTCAACCTCATATCCGGCTTTTACCAGCCCACCGAAGGAACAATCACCCTTAGCGACAAGCCCACCCGCGGACTCAAACCGCATCAGGTTACCGCGCTGGGCGTGGCCCGTACCTTCCAGAACATCCGCCTCTGGCACGACATGACGGTCATGGACAACATCCGCATCGCCCAGCATTACCGCATGGGCTACGGATTTTTCGATGCCATTATGCGCAGCAAAAACTACTACCTGCGGGAAAAGGAAATCGAACGCATCTCCACCGAGCTGCTCGAATTCATGGACCTCAAGCAATACGCTGAAGAGCTGCCCACCAACCTGCCCTACGGACTTCAACGCCGCGTTGAAATAGCCCGGGCCATGTCCATTCAGCCCAAACTGCTACTCCTTGACGAACCTGCAGCAGGACTGAACTCCTCGGATGTTGAAGGACTGATCAAGCTCATCAAATGGATTCATGATGAATTCGACATCACCATCCTCATGATCGAGCATCAGATGAAGGTGGTCATGTCTCTCTGCAAGTGGATTAAATGTATTGATTTCGGCGCAACCATCGCCGAAGGAACACCTGAAGATATCCAGTCCAGCGAGACTGTTATCAAAGCTTATCTGGGAGATGATTCAATCTGA